The genomic DNA TTTGTGGTCTTGTCTATTTTTGAAACCTTTTTCTCGAGCAATTTTGGTAATCTCAAAACGAACTTCTCTCGAAATAAAGCTCTGTGCTCTCTTGACAGATTCGTCATACCTTCGAATGCAAAAACACGTTTTTTGTAAATCCAATCGAGCAGTTGGTCAGCTCGGTATTTCTCGAGTCCCATTTTTATAACAGCATCCACAACTTCTTCGTAGCTCATGTCGAGTAAATTCAACGTATCACCTCAAACAAATTATAGACTGTTGTGAAGAACACACCATGAAATTTTATCCGAGATGTTTTAAACAAAAATCTCACATTGGATATCGAGATCACTACAATTTGCAAGAATTGTTCTATAATGTTTCAGTCGGGAGTGATGCGTTTGACGATCAATGAAGCAAAATTTCTCTGCAAGAAGATCATGGAGGCTGGAGAAGTTCCACTGCTCGTAGGGCACTTCGGTGTAGGAAAAACAGATATAGCAAAGCAAATCGCCATGGAAACTGGTAGAAAGATCATCATACTCATCCTTTCGCAGATGGAACCTGGTGACTTGATAGGCCTTCCTTCGCGCCAGGAGGATAGAACAGTCTTTCTGAAACCAGATTGGTGGCCAGAAAGTGGTGAATGTCTCATCGTCTTGGACGAGATAAACCGTGCCCACAGATCGATAAGAAATGCAATCATGCAATTGCTCATAGACCGTCGTATACACAACCACATCCTCCCAGAGGGAGTCTGGATCATGGCTACGATGAATCCACCAGACGAAGAATACGACCAAGCAGATCTAATAACAGATCCAGCGTTCATATCTCGTTTTTTCGTTCTCCATGTGAGCCCGACGGTGGAAGAATGGAAAGAATGGGCGAAGATCAATGGAGTCGATCGATGCGTTATAGAGTTCATCGGTAATTATCCTGAATTTCTTTATGTGAATTCTCCAATGTCATTACGCGTTGAACTGAAGCCAAGTCCGAGGAGCTGGTACAAACTGAGCAACGTTTTGAGACTGCTTTCGGAAGAGGAAATCGCTAGGTATGGTTACACTCTCGCGTCAGCCATCGTTGGACCGGAAGCTGCGAAAGCGTTCATCGAGTTCAGTGGTTCAGAATCAATACCCATGCCGCGCAAGGTACTATTGGAAGGTTTGGAAAAGGCGTATGCGATCGAGGATGTGGACAAATCAAACTCGCTCGTCGTGAGATTGATAGATTATCTTTCAAAATTGAGCGATCAGGAAGTAGAGTTTTTATCATCGCACGTTACAAGAGTGGCTCAGAATATAGATAGGTTATCCTCAATATTACCTAGAGATTCCTTCTACGCGTTGATAAGGTTCATAACAGATAAAGCCAACAATGGTGAGCACCACTCACAATTTTTCGAGCTTTTGCTGGAGAAACTTTCTGCTTTTGACAGCACGAGGACGGCTTTGAAGGATCTATGATGGACAAGATACTGGCTAAACTGGCGAAACGTTCACCTTTCTACATGTACTTGTTTTTGAACATGTCTAGACGTCCCTCGCTTGAAGCAGAGAAATTGTATATTTCCTTGAAGAATGGCAAATTCACTGTTGTGTACAATCCGAGATGGGTCGAACAAAAGCCAGAACAGTTCGTTGAAGCTTTTTTGATCCATCAACTCATGCATCTGATAAATCTTCATTTTCTCATTAAACCGAAGGATGATCGCGATAGAGCGATATGGGATCTAGCCATGGACGCAGCGATCAATCAACACATTCCTGAGCTGGCAGCGTTTGGAGTACCATTAAACTTGCTCGTAGAAGAAGGTCACGGTGTGGACAATGAGAATTTGTTCGTGCTTCCACCTGATTGGATGCCCAATAAGAGTGCTGAAGAGTACCACGAGTGGATCGTGCAAGAGATGGAAAAACTTGGTCGATTCGATGTTGTAGTTGTAGCAAAAATGAGGGAGAACAGATTCGATTCCCACAGCGAAATGTTTGCGGAGCATGATACAGACATGATCCTTGAACTCAGTCAGAGTCTCATTTCAAAAGCTTTCAACCTTTATGGAAGTGAACTCCCATCTGGTGTGCGCAGAATGGTTGAACTTTCCATTCTCAGGCCTTTCTTGAATTGGAAAGATACTCTCAGAAGGTTTGCAGGTGTTTCCGAGTACGGTGAGCGATACCTCACTCCTTTGAAACCGAACAGGAGATATCAGGATCAACCGGGGTGGAAAGTTGCAAACGCAGCAAGGCTTGGGATCATCGTCGATACTAGCGGTAGCATAATTCAAGAAGAATTGGATGTTTTTTTCACAGAAATAGAGTCATTATCACGCTACGTGGATACAACTCTCATCTTAGTCCAAGTAGACAGGGCCGTCAATTTGAAAGTGAATTACACCAGAGGCATGTGGAGGAATATGCAGATCATCGGGGGTGGCGAAACGGATCTTCAACCTGCAGTGGATTACCTCGAACATAACCATAGGCCTGAAGGTATTGTCATCTTTACGGATGGTTTTGCAGATCTTCCGAAAGTGAAAAGGAGAGTATTGTTCATATTGTCAAAGTATCACAACGATGAATTCATCACCCAAGCACGTAACACTTACGGTCGTTCAAGTGTGGTGGTGCTCAGTTGGTGAACTTTGGTCCAAAGAGTATCACAAACAAGCTCAGTAAAGCTTTGGAAAAGATCGAAGTGAGTAAGTTATTGAGCCAAATGGAAAATTTGAAAGAGAAGTTGGATCAATATCACAAGCATGTAGTGCTGGCTTCTGTTGGTGAGGTTCATGGTTTCTATCTTTTTGGTGCCGTAGATCACCTCGGTAGGAAGTTGGCGGGACTCTCGATCTCAAATCCTTTCGAGAGAAATTTACCCATATACGTACTTCAACAGCAGGTGAGTTTTGCCGAGATTTATGAAGAGTTATTTGGTATCCAACCTCAATTTCATAGGTGCGGTATTGTGAAGCTTCCCTTAAATTTCAAAGCGATTTGTGTGGTAGGGGATGAAGACTTTCTTGGTAAAGAAATTTTCAAAGAGAAAGTCTACGGAGAGAAAAAATTGTCCTTTGCAGAGATAATAGATGAGCTCATTTACAACAAGCTGAAAGCTCTCAACAGCTCAACGATAGGTTTAATAAAGATCCGTTTGCTCGATGAAGGGATACTTTGTTTGGTGGAGGTTCCAAAAGACATCGACAGATCCCACGTACCTCTACTGGCAGAAATAGCTCACATTCTCAAAGGGAGATATACATTCACTTGTAGGACAAAATATCAAAGTATAGTTTCGGCAGCGCCTGTATTGACAAGTTTGTGTATTGATTATGAGCATTTTCTCAGAGGATTCGACGTAGGAGCTTTTTGCCAAGAATTTTCAAACAAGTTGATGAAAGCTTACGAATGTGTTTTGCGAGCGATTTAAAAAGAGGGGGCAATGCCCCCCAAAGTGTGAGAAGGTGCTTGTATGGGTAGAGGTTGCTGGTGGCCGCCTGTGTGTTTCACTTTCATAATAACATCTCCCATCAGTGTTTTTCAGTTCCTTAATCATGGCTTATCCACAGCGTTTCGGTATTTAACATGAGTTGTAATGAGTTTTTTCCATCAGTTCGTTTTGTAAATTCAATGTTTTTGCGTGCTGTCGAGGATTTGACAATCTTGGCTTGCAATTGAATTGAGAGAAATGGCGTTTTTCCTCAAACTTGGCTCTGTTCAGTATCGTTTAGAGTTTGGGAGGACGTTGTGCAAGTTTTTGAAGATATGGGTTATAATGTAAAGCAGAAGTGAAACGAAGATTTCAAGGGAGTGGTCCTGTGGAACGAGTCATTGACTTGATCATTGGGGAAAAGAGTGTCCAAATCACCACAGACACACCGTTCGTTGTGATCGTTAGAGATTTGTTTTACGACGGAGATTGGCACACAATGAGGCAAGATCTGAAAGACAAGAAAGATGTTATTGAGGAAATCGAAAAGTGTCTTTGCATTGAAGAAAGTGTGGTCCTGTTGAATGAAACTGTTTATGAACCTGTATGTTTTGATGAGTTAAAAGATTGGCTTGAAGAAAAAAAGATCTTCCCAAAAGATTTCGTTCATGCTTCACTGGCAGGATTATACGATCTGGCTTTGGATTATGCAGATAAGGATCTTCATGAGGAAGCTTTCAAGGTGATCAGATACATGCTCGAGGTAGACAAGAATTATGCCCCTGCTTATGAGCTCTATGGTTCTCTTCTCATCGAAAAGGGAGAGATCGAGCAGGGGATCAGATACTTGGATAAGGCGATTGAGATTGATCCATGGTTGGTGCCCGCTTATTCCTCTCTGGGCGAGGCTTATTACAATAGTGGTGATTATTTGAGAGCAGTTTCCTATTGGGAAAGAGAAATCGAATATGCTCCAGACAATAAACTCACTTATTTCATGTTGGCCGATGTTTACAGAAAGCTGAAAGCTTATGATAAAGTGTACGATGTATTAGAACGACTTTTAAAACGTGATCCGGAGAGCATCGTGACCATGTATCAACTCTCACAAGCTTACAAAGATGCTGGAAAAATCGAAGAAGCACAACGAATGGAGGAAAAAATCCTCGCTTCAAGGCCGACGCGCATGGAAGATATAGAACCATGGGCGAGAATGCAATTGAAACGTGGAAATTACAAACTTGTTCAGGAGTTTCTGAGCTTGCTTCCAAATTCTGAGAAGGTCAAGCCTTACGCTAAGCTGCTCCTCGCACTCTGCGAGTTGAAGCAAGGAAACCAAGAGCGAGCCAAGCAGGCATTTGCCGAAGTTAAAGACCAAAGTCCTTGGTATCTGTATGGAAATAAAGAATTTTTCTCCGAACTCCTCACTGAGGAGGAAATGCGTGCTTGTGGTATTTCTTGAACTTCTTACTTGGAGCCATCGTTGGTAGCTTTTTGAATGTGGCGATATACAGATTACCAAGAGAACATTTGACTCTCGTTAAACCTCCAAGATCCATCTGTCCCAAGTGTGGGGTTACGATCGCTTGGTATGACAATGTGCCTATATTGAGTTATTTCATCCTGAAGGGAAAATGCAGAAATTGTGGTGAGCGTATAAGTTTGAGATATCCCCTTGTTGAGATCATGAACGCCCTCGCATATTTGGCAAATTCTTTCATATCTAATAGATTGCTTTCCTTTTCGATGTGTTTGTTCGTTTCTTGTGCGATAGTTATCAGCTGTATTGACTTGGAATTCTTAGCTATACCAGATGTAACGCTTGTTTTAAGCTGGGTTGCAGCTGTCCTGATCTGGTGGACGAAAGGTTTCGTCATCTTGAACATATTGGGCGCAGTAGCCGCGATGTGCCTCTTGTGGTTCTTGGGTATGGCTTATAAAGGTGGTATGGGAGAGGGAGACATCGTGTTGATAGGAGCCATTGGGCTCGCTGCAGGTTTCATGGAATCTTTTTACGTGCTGTTTGCCTCGTCCGTTTCAGCGATAATATATGCAGTTGTGAAGGGAAAAGGGAAACTTGAACTAAAGCAGAAAATCCCGTTTGGTACATTCTTGGCACCGGCCGGTTACATTGTCCTGTTGATCAACTCACTTTTTTGAGCCGTTTCTGAAAGGGGTCATCGATGAACGGTTCTAAGTATTTCTCGATGTTTCTTCTCTTCGCAGTTTGTATCACGGCTTTTGTAATTTACAGGTTTTTTCCTATCAGGTATTACGACATCGTCTCAAGAGAGTGCAAAGAATTGGACCCTTTACTTGTGATGGCGTTGATAAAAGTTGAGAGTGGTTTTCGAGAGGATGTGGTATCCCCCGCGGGTGCAGTTGGACTTATGCAAATAATGCCTCAAACCGCAGAATGGTTGAAGAGTAAATTTAAGCTGAGTGGGGACGTTCGACGTGCTGAAGACAACATAGTGTTTGGCTTATTCTATCTGAGGTACTTGAAGAATTTGTATGAGGGCGATGTGGAAAAAGCACTCATGGCTTACTATGTCGGGCCATCGCGTGTGAGTGAGTTCGAGCAGGAAGCGGAGAATTATCTGAGGAAGGTGATCAGATACTATAAAATATACAGGGCACTCTACTTTTGGATGAGGTGGAAAAATGAAAGTAGTCACCTATGAAGAGATGAGGACACTAGAGCGTTTGGCAGAAGAATCGTTGAAAATACCTGCTTCTTTTCTTATGGAGAGAGCGGGGTTAGCTGTCGTGTTAGCGCTCGAACAGGAACTCGGTGATCTTTCGAACAAGTCTTTCCTT from Pseudothermotoga sp. includes the following:
- a CDS encoding DUF4895 domain-containing protein, which produces MNFGPKSITNKLSKALEKIEVSKLLSQMENLKEKLDQYHKHVVLASVGEVHGFYLFGAVDHLGRKLAGLSISNPFERNLPIYVLQQQVSFAEIYEELFGIQPQFHRCGIVKLPLNFKAICVVGDEDFLGKEIFKEKVYGEKKLSFAEIIDELIYNKLKALNSSTIGLIKIRLLDEGILCLVEVPKDIDRSHVPLLAEIAHILKGRYTFTCRTKYQSIVSAAPVLTSLCIDYEHFLRGFDVGAFCQEFSNKLMKAYECVLRAI
- a CDS encoding tetratricopeptide repeat protein, translating into MKRRFQGSGPVERVIDLIIGEKSVQITTDTPFVVIVRDLFYDGDWHTMRQDLKDKKDVIEEIEKCLCIEESVVLLNETVYEPVCFDELKDWLEEKKIFPKDFVHASLAGLYDLALDYADKDLHEEAFKVIRYMLEVDKNYAPAYELYGSLLIEKGEIEQGIRYLDKAIEIDPWLVPAYSSLGEAYYNSGDYLRAVSYWEREIEYAPDNKLTYFMLADVYRKLKAYDKVYDVLERLLKRDPESIVTMYQLSQAYKDAGKIEEAQRMEEKILASRPTRMEDIEPWARMQLKRGNYKLVQEFLSLLPNSEKVKPYAKLLLALCELKQGNQERAKQAFAEVKDQSPWYLYGNKEFFSELLTEEEMRACGIS
- a CDS encoding VWA-like domain-containing protein; its protein translation is MDKILAKLAKRSPFYMYLFLNMSRRPSLEAEKLYISLKNGKFTVVYNPRWVEQKPEQFVEAFLIHQLMHLINLHFLIKPKDDRDRAIWDLAMDAAINQHIPELAAFGVPLNLLVEEGHGVDNENLFVLPPDWMPNKSAEEYHEWIVQEMEKLGRFDVVVVAKMRENRFDSHSEMFAEHDTDMILELSQSLISKAFNLYGSELPSGVRRMVELSILRPFLNWKDTLRRFAGVSEYGERYLTPLKPNRRYQDQPGWKVANAARLGIIVDTSGSIIQEELDVFFTEIESLSRYVDTTLILVQVDRAVNLKVNYTRGMWRNMQIIGGGETDLQPAVDYLEHNHRPEGIVIFTDGFADLPKVKRRVLFILSKYHNDEFITQARNTYGRSSVVVLSW
- a CDS encoding MoxR family ATPase; amino-acid sequence: MTINEAKFLCKKIMEAGEVPLLVGHFGVGKTDIAKQIAMETGRKIIILILSQMEPGDLIGLPSRQEDRTVFLKPDWWPESGECLIVLDEINRAHRSIRNAIMQLLIDRRIHNHILPEGVWIMATMNPPDEEYDQADLITDPAFISRFFVLHVSPTVEEWKEWAKINGVDRCVIEFIGNYPEFLYVNSPMSLRVELKPSPRSWYKLSNVLRLLSEEEIARYGYTLASAIVGPEAAKAFIEFSGSESIPMPRKVLLEGLEKAYAIEDVDKSNSLVVRLIDYLSKLSDQEVEFLSSHVTRVAQNIDRLSSILPRDSFYALIRFITDKANNGEHHSQFFELLLEKLSAFDSTRTALKDL
- a CDS encoding lytic transglycosylase domain-containing protein, giving the protein MNGSKYFSMFLLFAVCITAFVIYRFFPIRYYDIVSRECKELDPLLVMALIKVESGFREDVVSPAGAVGLMQIMPQTAEWLKSKFKLSGDVRRAEDNIVFGLFYLRYLKNLYEGDVEKALMAYYVGPSRVSEFEQEAENYLRKVIRYYKIYRALYFWMRWKNESSHL
- a CDS encoding prepilin peptidase; protein product: MWYFLNFLLGAIVGSFLNVAIYRLPREHLTLVKPPRSICPKCGVTIAWYDNVPILSYFILKGKCRNCGERISLRYPLVEIMNALAYLANSFISNRLLSFSMCLFVSCAIVISCIDLEFLAIPDVTLVLSWVAAVLIWWTKGFVILNILGAVAAMCLLWFLGMAYKGGMGEGDIVLIGAIGLAAGFMESFYVLFASSVSAIIYAVVKGKGKLELKQKIPFGTFLAPAGYIVLLINSLF